One Natronomonas moolapensis 8.8.11 genomic region harbors:
- a CDS encoding serine/threonine protein kinase: MTLNPNEYELIPDQTLESPDIDIDRNSLEELEHIGSGGTADVTKMRTESGTVVALKQPRFRETLDHRTTDSFTSEAKTWAQLDDITGVVDVIDWGSTPVPWIALEYMDGGSLAARIGETSIEESLWISYCVADAVHQAHRRGVAHFDLKPDNVLFRSTATKTWDLLKVSDWGLAKQLLHDSRDVNGLSPRYSAPEQLDPDTSGSPDDLTDIYQLGVIVYELLTGEPPFSGDSQTIISGHLAESPAQPSKVSDALPTAVDTVVGTALAKKKADRYESMLDFRRDIATLFRAVALDAPASSISYDDQSKSSPAADFDPSVSEDSKTTVEPDDHFAAGSNLRNDADSPGVLDSIQEHSKSDENRKFPWQQRENAPGLNDVEQTTSREGSPALDGMKSKTKENHKEQSQDSAQVLSMLLSVLKRLFGS; this comes from the coding sequence ATGACTCTTAATCCAAACGAGTACGAACTGATCCCGGATCAAACGCTGGAATCGCCAGATATCGATATTGACCGCAATTCTCTGGAAGAATTGGAACATATCGGAAGTGGCGGAACAGCCGATGTGACGAAGATGCGGACGGAAAGCGGTACCGTAGTCGCACTCAAACAGCCACGCTTCCGGGAAACCCTCGACCATCGCACTACGGACAGCTTCACCTCCGAGGCAAAAACATGGGCACAACTGGACGATATTACGGGCGTAGTTGACGTTATCGACTGGGGTTCAACGCCGGTTCCGTGGATTGCGTTGGAGTACATGGATGGCGGGTCGCTTGCTGCCCGGATTGGGGAAACATCTATTGAGGAGTCTCTGTGGATTAGTTACTGCGTAGCCGACGCTGTTCACCAGGCACATCGGCGCGGTGTCGCTCACTTTGATTTAAAGCCTGATAACGTACTGTTCCGCTCAACTGCGACGAAGACATGGGACCTCCTGAAAGTGAGCGATTGGGGGCTTGCAAAGCAACTGTTACATGACTCACGCGATGTCAATGGGCTCTCTCCACGCTATTCGGCACCAGAACAGCTTGATCCCGACACCAGTGGGTCGCCGGATGATCTCACTGATATCTACCAGCTTGGCGTAATCGTATATGAACTCTTGACCGGTGAGCCGCCGTTCTCAGGGGATTCCCAAACGATAATCAGCGGCCACCTCGCCGAGTCACCGGCACAACCCAGCAAAGTGAGCGACGCCCTGCCAACAGCTGTTGATACTGTCGTTGGAACGGCTCTCGCGAAAAAGAAAGCCGACCGGTACGAATCCATGCTTGATTTCCGTCGTGATATAGCGACACTATTCCGCGCTGTCGCGCTTGATGCTCCCGCTTCGTCTATTTCCTACGACGATCAGTCGAAGTCATCCCCGGCTGCTGATTTTGATCCCTCGGTATCGGAAGACTCCAAGACTACCGTTGAGCCAGACGATCATTTCGCCGCTGGAAGCAACCTCCGGAACGACGCTGATTCTCCCGGTGTCTTAGATTCGATCCAAGAACACTCGAAAAGCGACGAGAACAGGAAGTTTCCTTGGCAGCAACGGGAGAATGCACCGGGATTGAATGACGTTGAACAGACCACCAGTCGCGAGGGGTCGCCTGCACTAGACGGTATGAAATCAAAAACAAAAGAGAATCATAAAGAGCAGTCGCAGGATTCGGCTCAAGTGCTGTCCATGCTCCTATCCGTATTAAAAAGGCTGTTTGGTAGTTGA
- a CDS encoding IS701-like element ISNamo5 family transposase produces MMPITDFLSCTRVFDEFESLSPAQRHHAKTYATGLVAASNKTVAGIAREVLPAQGKRALNKFLTEYDWDERQFNHERLEELQKHGETRWSKKGYIILDDTITEKAGDEVPGVGRFYDHAEGDTVWGQDLIYAFYADDKTAYPLTFRLYEQQDEDNQNHDTKYDLAREIITELENEVGVPADTYLFDSWFAHDSGLPERIESYDKDWIGPLRSNRKVTYAGEEIRVDALAERIDTTERDIEDDTYHIWTKKLPVSQLGDVKLAIAEKEAEEDEENPVKYLATNKIDAPTEHVIRSYGMRWRIETFFEDSKQDLGLGDCEMQTEEGASRHWHLLMAAYSLVRLDLESSALGTVRSKASSLRANLEHSLKEAVYNLLSWVRDNDDRGVDDLMEEIDHLFVHSTADANVQS; encoded by the coding sequence ATGATGCCGATTACAGACTTCTTATCGTGCACGCGCGTGTTCGACGAGTTTGAGTCGTTGTCTCCGGCACAACGTCATCACGCGAAAACTTACGCCACAGGTCTTGTTGCGGCCAGCAACAAGACCGTGGCGGGCATCGCACGCGAAGTTCTCCCAGCACAGGGCAAGCGTGCTCTCAATAAGTTCCTCACTGAGTACGACTGGGACGAACGGCAGTTCAACCACGAACGCCTCGAAGAACTCCAGAAACACGGTGAGACACGGTGGTCGAAAAAGGGCTACATCATCCTTGACGACACGATCACCGAGAAAGCCGGGGACGAAGTCCCCGGCGTCGGGCGCTTCTACGATCACGCTGAAGGTGACACCGTCTGGGGTCAAGACCTCATCTACGCCTTCTACGCTGACGACAAAACCGCCTATCCACTCACCTTTCGCCTCTATGAACAGCAAGACGAGGATAACCAGAACCACGACACAAAGTACGATTTGGCCCGTGAGATCATCACTGAACTCGAAAACGAGGTAGGTGTCCCGGCGGATACCTACCTCTTCGACTCGTGGTTCGCCCACGATTCTGGCCTCCCTGAACGCATCGAATCCTACGACAAGGACTGGATCGGCCCGCTCCGGAGCAACCGCAAGGTGACCTACGCCGGCGAGGAAATTCGCGTCGATGCGCTGGCAGAGCGCATCGACACGACTGAACGCGACATCGAGGACGATACCTATCACATCTGGACGAAGAAGCTTCCCGTCTCCCAGCTGGGAGACGTGAAGCTGGCTATTGCCGAAAAAGAGGCCGAAGAGGACGAAGAGAACCCGGTCAAGTACCTCGCTACGAACAAAATTGACGCACCGACCGAGCACGTGATTCGCTCCTACGGGATGCGATGGCGAATCGAGACGTTCTTCGAGGACTCGAAACAGGATTTAGGCTTGGGAGACTGCGAGATGCAGACCGAAGAAGGTGCCAGTCGGCACTGGCACCTTCTGATGGCTGCCTACAGTCTCGTTCGTCTTGATCTTGAGTCGAGCGCCTTGGGGACGGTTCGCTCGAAGGCGTCATCGCTTCGAGCGAACCTCGAACATTCCCTGAAAGAAGCCGTCTACAACCTTCTCTCGTGGGTTCGAGACAACGATGACCGAGGCGTCGACGATCTCATGGAAGAGATTGATCACCTCTTCGTTCACTCAACTGCTGACGCTAACGTGCAAAGCTGA
- a CDS encoding IS6 family transposase — MPKNAHLNGCLDEIELGFVEREATPRLLMKLGIQLHLAGLSLSNTISILEIFGVSRAQSTIHNWVQRADLQPESGRNPDHVAVDETMIRLNNEQYWLYAAVDPETSKLLYTTPEPTTNKVISHAFFAELREKHDVDDAVFLVDGSHSLKDVCRRHSLDFRYERHGNRNSVKRVLREVKRRTTSFSNCFSNAEADTDDD; from the coding sequence ATGCCCAAAAACGCCCACCTCAACGGCTGTTTGGACGAGATCGAATTAGGTTTTGTGGAGCGAGAAGCGACACCGAGATTACTGATGAAGCTTGGTATTCAACTCCATTTAGCTGGCCTATCACTTTCGAATACCATTTCTATTCTTGAGATATTCGGTGTCAGTCGAGCTCAATCTACTATTCACAACTGGGTTCAGAGGGCAGATCTACAGCCCGAATCTGGTCGGAATCCGGATCACGTTGCGGTGGATGAGACCATGATCCGACTCAATAATGAGCAGTACTGGCTGTACGCTGCTGTCGATCCTGAGACAAGCAAATTACTGTACACAACGCCTGAACCGACGACAAACAAGGTAATCTCTCACGCGTTCTTTGCCGAACTCCGCGAGAAACATGACGTTGACGACGCGGTATTTCTCGTAGATGGCTCGCACTCACTGAAAGACGTCTGTCGCCGCCACAGCCTCGATTTCAGATATGAACGCCATGGAAATCGGAATAGCGTCAAACGTGTCCTTCGAGAGGTAAAACGACGAACTACCAGTTTTTCAAACTGTTTCAGCAACGCCGAAGCAGACACCGACGACGATTGA
- a CDS encoding halocyanin domain-containing protein yields the protein MPSLGTGGPPETIPSTSALSVSWDDFSNGKLIGQGGNADVYQVTVTRDGNTVPVAIKQPRFQGTLHSDAIDRFRDEVQVWYQLDDHDHIVSLFDGGTDPLPWLAMEYMDGGNLQGLLNDGRLPVEQALWVGYCICQAVHYAHRHGVAHHDLKPANILFRQYGDSWMVPKVSDWGLARMMLDETGSVDGLSPHYSAPEQFDAGKYGSPNDQTDIYQLGTVLYELLTGRPPFEGSMTEVMQSILSQDPTPPSDIANLPTAVDEVIMPALKKEQTARYDSIVYLRDGVKNLIESTTQDTIDTDGSLKNSVQTSNGASETTGNSGQQAQQTKAPEPERTKQETANTRSNAGTTATTKNTQSLVNRRSLLAVLGAGAVGLGGWRISAGTSDSPPSSADSGGGETVVSSSNDGGNDDRVENGVGNGGAEGPEARAEAFVSDNEANLYGGSLEDMTGQDEVVIETGAGENGFAFSPSGVVVSTGTNVVWEWTGEGGAHNVVSEDGSDYEFESELTDEAGYTIEQTVDEAGAVLYACIPHRAQGMYGAVAVVDDGLVITDNGGSERPEARAETFVSDNEANLYEGSLDDMTNQDEVVIETGAGENGFSFNSPGMVVSTGTTIVWEWTGEGGGHNVVSEDGSDYEFESELTDEAGYTIEQTVDEAGAVLYACIPHRAQGMYGAIAVVDE from the coding sequence ATGCCGAGTTTAGGAACGGGGGGCCCTCCAGAAACAATCCCATCTACCTCGGCACTTTCAGTTAGTTGGGATGATTTTTCAAACGGGAAACTCATCGGGCAAGGTGGTAACGCTGACGTGTATCAGGTTACTGTTACTCGGGACGGCAATACAGTCCCAGTTGCGATCAAGCAGCCGCGTTTTCAAGGCACGCTTCATTCAGACGCCATAGACCGGTTTCGAGATGAGGTCCAAGTCTGGTACCAACTTGACGATCATGATCATATTGTAAGCCTGTTTGACGGGGGAACCGACCCGCTGCCGTGGTTGGCGATGGAGTACATGGACGGCGGGAATCTCCAGGGCTTGCTCAATGATGGAAGGCTTCCAGTGGAGCAAGCACTTTGGGTTGGATACTGTATCTGTCAAGCGGTCCACTACGCTCATCGGCACGGCGTTGCCCATCATGACCTCAAACCCGCTAATATTCTATTTCGACAATACGGCGATAGCTGGATGGTCCCGAAGGTAAGCGATTGGGGCCTCGCACGCATGATGCTTGATGAAACTGGAAGCGTTGACGGTCTCTCACCGCACTATTCGGCTCCAGAACAGTTTGACGCCGGAAAGTATGGCTCTCCAAATGACCAGACCGATATTTATCAACTCGGAACGGTGCTCTACGAGTTGCTAACTGGGAGACCACCATTCGAAGGCTCAATGACTGAAGTAATGCAGAGTATTCTCTCTCAGGACCCAACTCCTCCGAGCGATATCGCTAATCTTCCGACAGCGGTTGACGAAGTCATTATGCCTGCTCTTAAAAAAGAGCAGACTGCTCGCTACGACAGTATCGTCTACCTCCGAGATGGTGTCAAAAACCTAATTGAATCAACGACACAGGACACTATCGATACGGATGGGTCATTAAAAAACAGTGTTCAGACATCGAATGGGGCCAGTGAAACAACAGGGAATAGCGGCCAGCAGGCTCAGCAAACAAAAGCCCCGGAGCCAGAACGAACCAAGCAGGAAACAGCCAACACACGGTCTAACGCGGGAACTACTGCTACAACAAAGAATACTCAATCATTAGTTAATCGACGATCACTGCTGGCAGTACTTGGTGCAGGGGCAGTAGGTCTCGGGGGCTGGCGAATTAGCGCAGGTACTTCTGACTCTCCGCCATCAAGTGCAGATAGCGGTGGAGGCGAAACAGTAGTAAGCAGTAGCAATGACGGTGGTAACGATGATCGAGTCGAAAATGGTGTCGGCAACGGCGGTGCCGAAGGCCCCGAGGCCCGCGCGGAAGCGTTCGTCAGCGATAACGAGGCGAACCTCTATGGGGGATCCCTCGAGGACATGACCGGCCAGGACGAGGTCGTCATCGAGACGGGTGCCGGCGAGAACGGTTTCGCGTTTAGCCCCTCGGGCGTGGTCGTCTCCACCGGGACGAACGTCGTCTGGGAGTGGACCGGCGAGGGCGGCGCACACAACGTCGTCTCCGAGGACGGCAGCGACTACGAGTTCGAGAGCGAACTCACCGACGAGGCGGGCTACACCATCGAGCAGACCGTCGACGAGGCCGGTGCGGTCCTCTACGCCTGTATCCCCCACCGCGCGCAGGGTATGTACGGCGCTGTCGCCGTCGTTGATGACGGTCTCGTGATAACTGATAACGGTGGCTCAGAGAGACCAGAGGCTCGAGCTGAAACGTTCGTCAGTGACAACGAGGCAAATCTCTACGAGGGATCGCTTGATGACATGACTAACCAAGACGAGGTCGTCATCGAGACGGGGGCCGGGGAAAACGGCTTCTCATTTAATTCCCCGGGAATGGTCGTCTCTACCGGGACGACCATCGTCTGGGAGTGGACCGGTGAGGGCGGCGGACACAACGTCGTCTCCGAGGACGGCAGCGACTACGAGTTC